A single Mangifera indica cultivar Alphonso chromosome 20, CATAS_Mindica_2.1, whole genome shotgun sequence DNA region contains:
- the LOC123203894 gene encoding protein DMR6-LIKE OXYGENASE 2-like gives MAAATTSSKMLLSDFASTIQKVPSNYIRPINDRPNLTQVEVSDASSIPLIDLEGLHGPRHSEIIQQITLACQHHGFFQVKNHGVPEAMINNMLNIARAFFKLPESERLKSYSDDPSKPTRLSTSFNVRTEKVANWRDFLRLHCYPLQDYIHDWPTNPPSFREDVAGYCTSVRGLVLRLLEAISESLGLQKDCIEKKLSKHGQHMALNYYPPCPQPELTYGLPGHTDPNLITILLQDDVPGLQVLRNGKWVAVNPIPNTFIINIGDQMQVLSNDRYKSVIHRAVVNCDKERISIPTFYCPSPDALIFPARELIGNGDPPVYREFTYGEYYEKFWKRGLQSECCLDMFKTSAAFSF, from the exons ATGGCTGCAGCTACCACTTCTTCCAAGATGCTACTATCCGACTTTGCCTCTACTATTCAAAAGGTTCCCTCTAATTACATCAGACCCATCAATGACCGTCCAAATCTCACCCAAGTGGAAGTTTCTGATGCTTCTTCTATTCCTCTTATTGACCTTGAAGGTCTACACGGTCCCCGCCACTCTGAAATCATCCAACAGATTACTCTAGCATGCCAGCACCATGGCTTCTTCcaa GTGAAGAACCATGGAGTTCCAGAGGCAATGATTAATAACATGTTGAACATTGCAAGAGCCTTTTTCAAATTGCCAGAGAGTGAGAGGTTGAAGAGTTACTCTGATGACCCTTCTAAACCCACAAGACTTTCAACTAGTTTTAATGTCAGGACAGAAAAAGTAGCCAACTGGAGAGATTTCTTGAGACTCCATTGTTACCCTCTTCAAGATTACATCCATGACTGGCCTACAAATCCTCCATCCTTCAG GGAAGATGTGGCTGGGTATTGTACAAGTGTGAGGGGGCTAGTGTTAAGACTCCTTGAGGCCATATCAGAGAGCTTAGGGCTTCAGAAAGATTGcatagagaaaaaattaagcaaacatGGCCAACACATGGCTTTGAACTATTATCCTCCCTGCCCACAACCAGAGCTAACTTATGGACTTCCTGGACATACAGATCCTAATTTAATAACCATTCTTCTTCAAGATGATGTGCCTGGTCTTCAGGTTCTCAGAAATGGCAAATGGGTTGCTGTAAATCCTATTCCCAACACTTTTATCATCAACATTGGTGATCAAATGCAG GTACTCAGTAATGATCGGTACAAGAGTGTGATTCATCGTGCTGTGGTGAACTGTGACAAGGAGCGCATATCCATTCCCACCTTTTATTGTCCATCGCCGGATGCACTGATATTTCCGGCCAGGGAGTTGATTGGCAATGGTGATCCACCTGTGTATAGAGAGTTTACATATGGTGAATACTATGAGAAATTCTGGAAGAGGGGACTCCAATCTGAGTGCTGCTTGGACATGTTCAAAACCTCTGCtgctttttccttttaa
- the LOC123204662 gene encoding protein DMR6-LIKE OXYGENASE 2-like, whose product MAAATSSSKMLLSDLASTVQSVPSNYIRPIDNRPNLTQVEVSDASAIPLIDLEGLHGPRRSEIIQQIALACQHYGFFQVKNHGVPEAMIDSMLNIARTFFKLPESERLKSYSDDPSKPTRLSTSFNVRTEKVANWRDFLRLHCYPLQDFIHEWPTNPPSFREDVAEYCTSVRGLVLRLLEAISESLGLRKDYIEKTLSKHGQHMALNYYPPCPQPELTYGLPGHTDPNLITILLQDDVPGLQVLRNGRWVAVNPIPNTFIVNIGDQMQVLSNDRYKSVFHRAVVNCDKDRISIPTFYCPSPDAVIFPASELIDNGHPPVYREFRYGEYYEKFWKRGLQTECCLDMFKTSAAISF is encoded by the exons ATGGCTGCAGCTACCTCTTCTAGCAAGATGCTACTATCTGACCTTGCCTCCACTGTTCAAAGTGTTCCCTCTAATTACATCAGACCCATCGATAACCGTCCAAATCTCACCCAAGTGGAGGTTTCTGATGCTTCTGCTATTCCTCTTATTGACCTTGAAGGTCTTCATGGTCCCCGCCGCTCTGAAATCATCCAACAGATTGCTCTAGCCTGCCAGCACTATGGCTTCTTTCAG GTGAAGAACCACGGAGTTCCAGAGGCAATGATTGATAGCATGTTGAACATTGCAAGAACATTTTTCAAATTGCCAGAGAGTGAGAGGTTGAAGAGTTACTCTGATGATCCTTCCAAACCCACTAGACTTTCAACTAGTTTTAATGTCAGGACAGAAAAGGTAGCCAACTGGAGAGATTTCTTGAGGCTCCATTGTTACCCTCTTCAAGATTTCATCCATGAATGGCCTACAAATCCTCCATCCTTCAG GGAAGATGTGGCTGAGTATTGTACAAGTGTGAGGGGGTTGGTGTTAAGACTCCTTGAGGCCATATCAGAGAGCTTAGGGCTTCGGAAAGATTACATAGAGAAAACATTAAGCAAGCATGGCCAACACATGGCTTTGAACTATTATCCACCATGTCCACAGCCGGAGCTAACTTATGGACTTCCTGGGCATACTGATCCTAATTTAATAACCATTCTTCTTCAAGATGATGTGCCTGGTCTTCAGGTTCTCAGAAATGGTAGATGGGTTGCTGTAAATCCTATACCCAACACTTTTATCGTCAACATTGGTGATCAAATGCAG GTACTTAGCAATGATCGGTACAAAAGTGTGTTTCATCGAGCTGTGGTGAACTGCGACAAGGACCGCATATCCATTCCAACCTTTTATTGTCCATCGCCGGATGCAGTCATATTTCCGGCCAGCGAGTTGATTGACAATGGCCACCCACCTGTGTATAGAGAGTTTAGATATGGTGAATACTATGAGAAATTCTGGAAGCGGGGACTCCAAACTGAGTGCTGCTTGGACATGTTCAAAACCTCTGCTGCCATTTCCTTTTAA
- the LOC123204663 gene encoding protein DMR6-LIKE OXYGENASE 2-like, protein MAAATTSSKTLLSDLASTVQNVPSNYIRPINDRPNLTQVEVSDASSIPLIDLEGLHGPRHSEIIQQIALACQHHGFFQVKNHGVPEAMINNMLNIARAFFKLPESERLKSYSDDPSKPTRLSTSFNVRTEEVANWRDFLRLHCYPLQDYIHEWPTNPPSFREDVAEYCTNVRGLVLRLLEAISESLGLQKDYIEKTLSKHGQHMALNYYPPCPQPELTYGLPGHTDPNLITILLQDDVPGLQVLRNGKWVAVNPIPTTFIINIGDQMQVLSNDRYKSVIHRAVVNCDKERISIPTFYCPSPDALIFPARELISNGDPPVYREFTYGEYYEKFWKRGLQTECCLDMFKTSATFSF, encoded by the exons ATGGCTGCAGCTACCACTTCTTCCAAGACGCTACTATCCGACTTAGCCTCCACTGTTCAAAATGTTCCCTCTAATTACATCAGACCCATCAATGACCGTCCAAATCTCACCCAAGTGGAAGTTTCTGATGCTTCTTCTATTCCTCTTATTGACCTTGAAGGTCTTCACGGTCCCCGCCACTCTGAAATCATCCAACAGATTGCTCTAGCATGCCAGCACCATGGCTTCTTCCag GTGAAGAACCATGGAGTTCCAGAGGCAATGATTAATAACATGTTGAACATTGCAAGAGCTTTTTTCAAATTGCCAGAGAGTGAGAGGTTGAAGAGTTACTCTGATGACCCTTCTAAACCCACTAGACTTTCAACTAGTTTTAATGTCAGGACAGAAGAAGTAGCCAACTGGAGAGATTTCTTGAGACTCCATTGTTACCCTCTTCAAGATTACATCCATGAGTGGCCTACAAATCCTCCATCCTTCAG GGAAGATGTGGCTGAGTATTGTACAAATGTGAGGGGGCTAGTGTTAAGACTCCTTGAGGCCATATCAGAGAGCTTAGGGCTTCAGAAAGATTATATAGAGAAAACATTAAGCAAACATGGCCAACACATGGCTTTGAACTATTATCCTCCCTGCCCACAACCAGAGCTAACTTATGGACTTCCTGGACATA ctGATCCTAATTTAATAACCATTCTTCTTCAAGATGATGTGCCTGGTCTTCAGGTTCTCAGAAATGGCAAATGGGTTGCTGTAAATCCTATTCCCACCACTTTTATCATCAACATTGGTGATCAAATGCAG GTACTCAGCAATGATCGGTACAAGAGTGTGATTCATCGAGCTGTGGTGAACTGTGACAAGGAGCGCATATCCATTCCCACCTTTTATTGTCCATCACCGGATGCACTGATATTTCCAGCCAGGGAGTTGATTAGCAATGGCGATCCACCTGTATATAGAGAGTTTACATATGGTGAATACTATGAGAAATTCTGGAAGAGGGGACTCCAAACTGAGTGCTGCTTGGACATGTTCAAAACCTCAGCtactttttccttttaa